Within Zonotrichia albicollis isolate bZonAlb1 chromosome 18, bZonAlb1.hap1, whole genome shotgun sequence, the genomic segment CAATGTACTTAGATCTCCCAAGTCAGTGTCAAGCCTAACATAGTCTGCACTGTGTTAAACCAGTCTATGAAATGTAACCTGCTCTAGTGGAGACAGCACGCTCACACCTCTCATCCTCGTGTTTTTCAGGTGGTAGGGTGAAGGTGAGAGGACGAGAAGGTGGAGATGGAACTGCCAAATCATGCCAAACAACTGCTACTGCAGCTGAACCAGCAACGAGCCAAAGGTTTCCTCTGTGATGTGATCATTGTGGTAGAAAATGCCCTGTTTCGTGCCCATAAGAACAtcctggcagccagcagcatgTATTTCAAATCCCTTGTCCTGCATGACAACCTGATAAACTTAGACACGGACATGGTGAACCCCACCGTGTTCCGGCAGATCTTGGACTTTATTTATACTGGCAAGCTCTTAACGACTGACCAGCCTGGTGAACAGAACTTTAACGCTCTCCTCACCGCAGCAAGCTACCTCCAACTGCACGACctggcagctctctgcagaAAGAAGCTGAAGCGGAACGGCAAGTCCTTTGCTGGCAAGGCCGGTGGCCTTGGTGTTGGGAGATCTGCCAGGAGTCAGAGACTTTCCACTGCTTCAGTCATCCAAGCTCGCTATTCAGGGTCAAATGAGGGGTTGAAGGGCTCGCACTCAAAGGAGCTGTCAAAGGGAAAGCTCTCTGATGACGAGGTCTTCATCAGCAGCTCCAACCAAGAGAACTGTCACTCCTTAAGCAGGGGAACCAGCAAGAACGGCGGTGGGAGCAGCAGTGCGAACGGGAGCACCGGTGACCAGGAACTAGGCCTTGACCTGTCCAAAAAAAGCCCCTCGCTCCCTGCCGCAGCCTCCCACGATGACACGCAGCACAGCGAAAGCCAGCACGGCTCTCCCCAAtctgcctcagcccctgcagccaaCAGTGCCTCATCGTTCGACGAGCCCGGCGTCGGAGCCCCCCACAGCATGGCGGACAGCAGCGACCCCATGGAGATGGATCTGAGTGAGGAGTGCCACCACTCACTGACAGAGAGCAGCCAGCGCAAGGGCCTCCGGCACTCGTCCCGCAAGAAGGAGTGGATCAAGAAAGACAATGCCTTTGACCGAAAAGAAGGGGGCAAAGACAGGGACGAGGGTGAAGGGCTGCCCAATGGTATCCTGCTGGGGCCCTTGTCCAAGTCTGTGGAGAGGAGTCTGGCTGGGGCCTACGGGGCAGACCTGCCCTACCCGTGTAAGGAGGAGGTAGAAAACGGTAAGGAGAACAGTGATGACAGTGGCCAGAGTGAGAGCGAGAGCG encodes:
- the HIC2 gene encoding hypermethylated in cancer 2 protein encodes the protein MELPNHAKQLLLQLNQQRAKGFLCDVIIVVENALFRAHKNILAASSMYFKSLVLHDNLINLDTDMVNPTVFRQILDFIYTGKLLTTDQPGEQNFNALLTAASYLQLHDLAALCRKKLKRNGKSFAGKAGGLGVGRSARSQRLSTASVIQARYSGSNEGLKGSHSKELSKGKLSDDEVFISSSNQENCHSLSRGTSKNGGGSSSANGSTGDQELGLDLSKKSPSLPAAASHDDTQHSESQHGSPQSASAPAANSASSFDEPGVGAPHSMADSSDPMEMDLSEECHHSLTESSQRKGLRHSSRKKEWIKKDNAFDRKEGGKDRDEGEGLPNGILLGPLSKSVERSLAGAYGADLPYPCKEEVENGKENSDDSGQSESESGGHTSANYVYRQEGFEPVAYGDNLYVCIPCGKGFPSSEQLNAHVETHTEEDLYIKEEGTYGSKDEAEDLSNPNQSYAAESRPFKCSVCEKSYKDPATLRQHEKTHWLTRPFPCNICGKMFTQRGTMTRHMRSHLGLKPFACEECGMRFTRQYRLTEHMRVHSGEKPYECQLCGGKFTQQRNLISHLRMHTSPT